One Syngnathus acus chromosome 13, fSynAcu1.2, whole genome shotgun sequence genomic window carries:
- the LOC119132120 gene encoding unconventional myosin-Ic-like isoform X1 yields MMELRIQLIPTGEIILAPGENCCHHCKVVGTDGVRAMMESALTARDRVGVQDFVLLENYMSEAAFIENLRKRFKENLIYTYIGSVLVSVNPYRDLEIYTKNHMERYRGVNFYEVSPHIYAVADNSYRSMRTERKDQCILISGESGAGKTEASKKILQYYAVTCPASEQVQTIKDRLLQSNPVLEAFGNAKTLRNDNSSRFGKYMDIQFDFKGAPVGGHIINYLLEKSRVVHQNHGERNFHIFYQLIEGGEEDMLRHLGLERNPQQYQYLVKGNCPKVSSINDRSDWKVVRKALTVIGFKEHEVEELLNIIASVLHLGNVQYGGEDGIACITSDTQIKYLARLLGVNGGVLTEALTHKKISAKGEELISPLNLEQASSARDALSKAVYGRTFTWLVNKINTSLAYTDDSYKHYSVIGLLDIYGFEVFQHNSFEQFCINYCNEKLQQLFIELTLKSEQEEYEAEGITWEPVQYFNNKIICDLVEEKFKGIISILDEECLRPGDASDITFLEKLENTVGGHPHFVTHKLADGKTRKIMGRDEFRLLHYAGEVNYNVNGFLDKNNDLLFRNLKEVMCMSENKILNQCFNRDELSDKKRPDTAATQFKASLAKLMEILMSKEPSYVRCIKPNDSKQASRFDDVLIRHQVKYLGLMENLRVRRAGFAYRRRYEVFLQRYKSLCPETWPNWKGKLSDGVAVLVKHLGYKPEDYKLGRSKLFIRFPKTLFATEEALETRKHSLATILQSEWRGYSQRSKYQKLRTSVIAIQAWWRGILARRRAKRRRQAADTIRRFIKGFIYRHKERCPENEYFLDYVRYSFLMNLRRNLPKNVLDKSWPTPPAALTEASEHLRKLCMQNMVWIYCKKISPEWKHQMEQKVIASEIFKEKKDNYPQSVPKLFVSTRLDGENINPKVLQTLGNEKLKYAVPVTKYDRKGYKARPRQLLLTANCAVIVEDAKLKQRIDYDALKGISVSSLSDGLFVLHVPSDDNKQKGDVVLQSDHVIETLTKIAICADKVNSININQGSIKFTVGQGKEGFIDFIPGSELLVAKAKNGHLSVTAPRLNSR; encoded by the exons GTGGTGGGTACTGACGGGGTGCGGGCTATGATGGAGTCGGCCCTCACAGCAAGAGATCGAGTGGGTGTGCAGGACTTTGTCCTGCTGGAGAACTACATGAGCGAAGCTGCTTTCATAGAGAACCTTCGGAAACGCTTCAAAGAGAACCTCATCTAT ACTTACATTGGTTCAGTGCTGGTGTCGGTTAACCCATATAGAGACCTGGAGATCTACACTAAGAACCACATGGAGCGATACCGTGGGGTTAACTTCTATGAGGTCTCACCACAcat ATATGCAGTGGCCGACAACTCGTACCGTTCTATGAGGACCGAGAGGAAAGACCAGTGCATCCTAATTTCTGGCGAGAGTGGCGCTGGTAAGACCGAAGCATCGAAAAAGATCCTGCAATACTACGCTGTGACCTGTCCAGCCAGCGAGCAGGTGCAGACCATCAAAGATCGCCTCCTGCAGTCCAACCCAGTGCTCGAG GCCTTTGGTAATGCCAAAACGTTGCGAAACGACAATTCCAGTCGCTTTGGCAAGTACATGGATATCCAGTTCGACTTCAAG GGCGCCCCGGTGGGAGGTCACATCATTAATTACCTGCTGGAGAAGTCACGTGTGGTTCACCAGAACCACGGCGAGAGGAACTTTCACATTTTCTATCAGCTGATTGAGGGAGGCGAGGAAGACATGCTTAGACATCTCGGCTTAGAGAGGAATCCTCAGCAGTACCAGTATCTGGTCAAA GGGAACTGTCCCAAAGTGAGCTCCATCAATGACCGCAGTGATTGGAAAGTGGTGAGGAAGGCGTTGACTGTGATTGGATTTAAAGAACACGAGGTTGAG GAGTTGTTGAACATAATTGCAAGCGTGCTTCACTTGGGGAATGTTCAGTATGGTGGTGAGGACGGCATTGCCTGCATCACTTCTGACACACAGATCAAGTACTTGGCAAGG TTGTTAGGAGTGAACGGGGGCGTGCTGACGGAGGCActtacacacaaaaagattAGTGCCAAGGGAGAGGAG CTGATCAGCCCTCTGAACCTGGAACAAGCTTCCTCAGCTCGGGATGCTTTGTCAAAAGCAGTGTATGGGCGCACTTTCACCTGGCTTGTCAACAAAATCAACACTTCACTGGCATACACG GATGACTCTTATAAGCACTACTCTGTCATTGGGCTGCTGGACATTTATGGTTTTGAAGTCTTCCAGCATAACAG CTTTGAGCAGTTCTGCATCAACTACTGTAATGAAAAGTTGCAGCAGCTCTTCATTGAGCTTACGCTCAAGTCGGAGCAGGAGGAGTATGAAGCCGAAGGCATCACG TGGGAACCGGTGCAGTACTTCAACAACAAGATCATCTGTGACCTGGTGGAGGAAAAGTTTAAAGGCATCATATCCATTCTG GATGAAGAGTGTCTGAGACCTGGAGATGCCAGTGACATCACCTTCCTAGAGAAGCTGGAGAACACCGTGGGGGGCCATCCACACTTTGTCAC TCACAAGCTTGCTGATGGAAAGACGCGGAAGATAATGGGTCGTGATGAATTCCGACTGCTGCATTACGCTGGAGAGGTCAACTACAATGTCAATG GTTTTCTGGACAAGAACAATGACTTGCTCTTCAGGAACCTAAAAGAG GTTATGTGCATGTCTGAGAACAAGATCCTGAACCAGTGTTTCAACAGAGATGAGCTGAGTGACAAGAAACGTCCAGACACG GCAGCAACCCAGTTCAAGGCCAGCCTGGCGAAACTCATGGAGATCCTCATGTCCAAGGAACCGTCATATGTTCGCTGCATCAAGCCCAATGACTCCAAGCAAGCAA GTCGCTTTGACGATGTTCTGATCCGTCACCAGGTCAAGTATCTGGGACTGATGGAGAATCTGAGAGTGAGGCGAGCCGGCTTTGCTTACAGACGACGCTATGAGGTTTTCTTGCAGAG GTACAAGTCCCTGTGCCCAGAGACTTGGCCAAACTGGAAGGGCAAATTGTCAGATGGAGTTGCTGTGTTGGTCAAGCATCTGGGCTACAAGCCTGAGGACTACAAGCTGGGCAG ATCAAAACTTTTCATCCGTTTCCCGAAGACCTTATTTGCCACTGAGGAGGCCCTCGAGACCAGGAAGCATAGTCTCG CTACCATATTGCAGTCAGAATGGAGGGGCTACAGCCAGCGGTCCAAGTACCAAAAACTTAGAACTTCAG ttattGCCATTCAAGCATGGTGGAGGGGGATCTTAGCCAGGAGGAGGGCCAAACGCAGGCGGCAGGCTGCTGACACTATCCGCAG GTTTATCAAAGGCTTCATTTACCGGCACAAGGAGCGCTGTCCGGAGAATGAGTATTTCCTGGATTACGTGCGCTATTCCTTCCTCATGAATTTACGCAGAAACCTGCCAAAGAACGTTCTGGACAAAAGCTGGCCGACGCCACCAGCAGCTCTTACAGAG GCGTCTGAACATTTGCGCAAGCTCTGCATGCAGAACATGGTTTGGATCTACTGCAAGAAGATCAGCCCTGAATGGAAACACCAG ATGGAGCAAAAGGTGATCGCAAGTGAGAtatttaaggaaaaaaaagacaactatCCACAAAGTGTGCCCAAACTGTTTGTCAGCACTAGACTGG ATGGTGAGAACATAAATCCCAAGGTCCTGCAGACACTAGGAAACGAAAAGTTGAAG TATGCAGTGCCAGTCACTAAATACGACAGGAAGGGCTACAAGGCCCGTCCACGCCAGCTGCTTCTCACGGCAAACTGTGCCGTTATTGTAGAAGATGCCAAGCTCAAGCAACGCATTGACTACGATGCTCTgaaag GTATCTCGGTCAGCTCTCTCAGCGATGGCCTATTTGTTCTGCACGTGCCCAGTGATGACAACAAACAGAAG GGAGATGTGGTTCTACAAAGCGACCACGTGATTGAGACCTTGACCAAGATCGCCATATGTGCTGACAAAGTAAAcagcatcaacatcaaccAGGGCAG TATAAAATTCACAGTGGGCCAAGGAAAAGAAGGGTTCATTGACTTCATACCTGGATCAGAGCTACTGGTGGCCAAGGCTAAGAATGGGCACCTATCTGTG ACGGCTCCAAGATTGAACTCCAGATGA